A genomic stretch from Acidimicrobiales bacterium includes:
- a CDS encoding Rrf2 family transcriptional regulator has protein sequence MHITAKAEYAMRALLTLAAHDGGPLTADKLASAQSLPVKFLENILVDLRRGGLVRSQRGSEGGYRLARPAAEISAADVLRLVDGPLAEVRGVRPEAASYEGPAAHLQEVWVAARASLRGVLDNVTLADIASGKLPKRVADLAANPENWQAR, from the coding sequence GTGCACATCACCGCCAAAGCGGAGTACGCCATGCGGGCGTTGCTCACCCTGGCCGCACACGACGGCGGCCCACTCACCGCCGACAAGCTGGCGTCGGCGCAGTCGCTGCCGGTGAAGTTCCTCGAGAACATCCTCGTGGACCTCCGCCGGGGCGGGCTGGTGCGCAGCCAGCGCGGGTCCGAAGGCGGGTACCGACTCGCCCGCCCCGCGGCGGAGATCAGCGCCGCGGACGTGCTGCGCCTGGTGGACGGCCCGCTGGCGGAGGTGCGCGGGGTGCGCCCCGAAGCGGCGTCCTACGAAGGCCCCGCCGCCCACCTCCAAGAGGTGTGGGTGGCGGCTCGCGCGTCGTTGCGCGGGGTACTCGACAACGTGACCCTCGCGGACATCGCCAGCGGCAAATTGCCCAAGCGGGTTGCCGACCTCGCCGCCAACCCGGAGAACTGGCAAGCGCGGTGA
- a CDS encoding acyl-CoA dehydrogenase family protein, producing the protein MAVTETTDTRSGAEILDELQAWLDENWDPDLTVAQWWEKLGTAGWSAPTLPKNAYGRELSRADAVAVANAIAEYGALGAPSGLGLLLAAPTIATHGNQEQIDTLVRDIVTGQKAWCQLFSEPGAGSDLAGLTTKAVKDGEQWIINGQKVWTSMGQTADMGMLLARTNPDAPKHQGISWMAIDMHQPGVDVRPLVEMTGHAMFNEVFISDAIVPENWVIGDVNNGWAAANTTLANERAGLGAGGGGAGASAMPGTIAKNLEMRAGDFVQARTESRAARPRGGTRQSSAQMLIGMAKGNGKANDASIRQGLAKLHTLGEIGRLNAERLKGVRARGGDIPGMANIAKLGQSEIVRTQRDLGLAILGPSGMLHAYKDEQREVNDKATGNPFLGMITMSALYAQAPPIYGGTDQIQRNIIGERALGLPKEPGPDPATPFSELPKNA; encoded by the coding sequence ATGGCTGTCACTGAGACCACCGACACGCGCTCCGGCGCCGAGATCCTCGACGAGCTTCAGGCGTGGCTGGACGAGAATTGGGACCCCGATCTCACCGTCGCCCAGTGGTGGGAAAAGCTCGGTACCGCCGGCTGGTCGGCACCGACGCTGCCCAAGAACGCCTACGGCCGTGAGCTCAGCCGCGCCGACGCCGTCGCCGTCGCCAACGCCATCGCCGAATACGGCGCCCTCGGTGCCCCGAGCGGCCTCGGCCTGCTCCTCGCGGCGCCCACCATCGCCACCCACGGCAATCAGGAACAGATCGACACGCTGGTGCGCGACATCGTCACCGGCCAGAAGGCGTGGTGCCAGCTGTTCTCCGAGCCCGGCGCCGGCTCCGACCTCGCCGGTTTGACGACCAAGGCCGTCAAGGACGGCGAGCAGTGGATCATCAACGGCCAGAAGGTGTGGACGTCGATGGGCCAGACGGCGGATATGGGAATGCTCCTCGCCCGCACCAACCCCGACGCCCCGAAGCACCAGGGCATCTCGTGGATGGCCATCGACATGCACCAGCCCGGCGTCGACGTGCGCCCGCTCGTCGAGATGACGGGCCACGCCATGTTCAACGAGGTCTTCATCTCCGACGCCATCGTCCCCGAGAACTGGGTCATCGGCGACGTCAACAACGGCTGGGCGGCGGCCAACACGACCCTCGCCAACGAGCGCGCCGGTCTCGGCGCCGGCGGAGGCGGTGCGGGTGCGAGCGCCATGCCCGGCACGATCGCCAAGAACCTCGAGATGCGCGCCGGCGACTTCGTCCAGGCCCGCACCGAGTCGCGCGCGGCGCGTCCCCGCGGCGGCACGCGCCAGTCGAGCGCCCAGATGCTGATCGGCATGGCCAAGGGCAACGGCAAGGCGAACGACGCCTCGATCCGCCAGGGCCTCGCCAAGCTGCACACCCTCGGTGAGATCGGCCGCCTCAACGCCGAGCGCCTCAAGGGCGTGCGCGCCCGCGGCGGCGACATCCCCGGCATGGCCAACATCGCCAAGCTCGGCCAGTCCGAGATCGTGCGCACGCAGCGCGACCTCGGCCTCGCCATCCTCGGCCCGAGCGGCATGCTGCACGCCTACAAGGACGAGCAGCGCGAGGTCAACGACAAGGCCACCGGCAATCCGTTCCTCGGCATGATCACGATGAGCGCCCTGTACGCGCAGGCGCCGCCGATTTACGGCGGTACCGACCAGATCCAGCGCAACATCATCGGCGAGCGCGCCCTCGGTCTGCCCAAGGAGCCGGGTCCCGACCCGGCGACGCCGTTCTCCGAACTGCCCAAGAACGCCTAA